The following proteins come from a genomic window of Nitrospira sp.:
- a CDS encoding putative MFS-type transporter, producing MNPDESDSGTMANERTFTNPKDAASPSPLRCLILGLLFAISVVTYIDRVNISVTARQMMPALGLTDQEMGFVFSAFVVGYALFQIPGGWLGDRWGVRVVLMIALVWWSCFTAWTAVAATSFLAAPLGIVGALALVRFLLGVGEAAALPTFNRAVTDWLPAHERGLGIGIAIGGIGVGAAITPPVTAWIMVNYGWQSAFYVSSGIGFILAVIWWFSVADHPSSHHLLPPHDKATPSPTPVASTSPLIPWAILRRTPSVWWLTLSYGCLGYVAYVYMSWFYLYLVNERGFSVLRGGLFGAAPFLAILLSCPLGGWVTDRLAIRRGVTKGRQIVGMIGMGLAAGSIALGAAVESPYLAIASLSLGAGWLYFTVGAYWSSMSDLSPTHAGTLSGLMNMGANLGGAISPTLTPWLAHRWGWGASLGLAAAIALLGGILWLRIKPGDGLARDSAEC from the coding sequence ATGAATCCGGATGAATCCGATAGTGGAACGATGGCGAACGAGAGGACCTTCACGAATCCCAAAGACGCCGCATCTCCTTCGCCCCTACGTTGTCTGATTCTCGGGCTCCTCTTCGCCATCAGCGTCGTCACGTACATCGATCGCGTCAATATTTCGGTCACCGCGCGTCAGATGATGCCGGCGTTGGGACTGACGGATCAGGAGATGGGATTTGTCTTCTCCGCATTCGTCGTCGGATACGCCTTGTTCCAGATTCCTGGCGGGTGGCTCGGTGATCGCTGGGGCGTTCGCGTCGTCCTTATGATCGCACTGGTCTGGTGGTCCTGCTTTACCGCCTGGACGGCCGTTGCCGCAACCTCGTTCCTGGCCGCGCCGCTTGGAATCGTCGGAGCGTTGGCCCTTGTCAGATTTCTTCTCGGTGTCGGAGAAGCGGCGGCATTACCGACCTTTAACCGCGCCGTCACCGACTGGCTTCCCGCTCACGAGCGCGGTCTCGGCATCGGCATCGCTATCGGAGGAATCGGGGTCGGCGCCGCGATCACTCCGCCGGTCACCGCGTGGATTATGGTCAACTATGGTTGGCAATCCGCCTTTTATGTTTCAAGTGGGATAGGGTTCATCCTCGCAGTCATCTGGTGGTTCTCGGTCGCCGATCACCCATCATCACATCACCTCTTGCCCCCTCATGACAAAGCAACCCCGTCTCCAACTCCAGTTGCTTCAACCAGCCCTTTGATACCGTGGGCGATCCTACGAAGGACACCAAGTGTGTGGTGGCTGACGCTGAGTTACGGATGCTTGGGCTACGTCGCCTATGTCTACATGTCCTGGTTCTATCTCTACCTTGTCAACGAGCGAGGCTTCAGTGTGTTACGAGGCGGATTGTTTGGTGCCGCTCCCTTTCTCGCAATCCTTCTATCCTGTCCGCTCGGCGGATGGGTCACTGATCGATTGGCGATTCGGCGAGGAGTGACGAAAGGCCGTCAGATAGTGGGCATGATCGGTATGGGGCTGGCAGCGGGCTCCATCGCCCTGGGTGCCGCTGTAGAATCTCCTTATCTCGCCATCGCGAGTTTGTCATTGGGTGCCGGTTGGCTCTATTTCACGGTCGGCGCATATTGGTCCTCGATGAGCGATCTATCACCGACCCACGCCGGCACCCTCTCAGGCCTCATGAATATGGGGGCCAATCTCGGCGGAGCGATTTCTCCAACGCTCACGCCATGGCTCGCGCACCGGTGGGGTTGGGGCGCTTCCCTCGGCCTCGCTGCCGCCATTGCTCTGCTCGGTGGAATCCTGTGGTTGCGTATCAAGCCCGGAGATGGGCTCGCAAGAGATAGTGCTGAGTGCTGA
- a CDS encoding FKBP-type peptidyl-prolyl cis-trans isomerase FkpA precursor, with protein sequence MRNRLLCFAIGFFLLTTPLLAASSDPVNDDQKTLYALGLAISQSLGTFALSETELDMVKHGITDGVLKRPQKVDLQTFGPKIQQLQQARLAVAAESEKKAGATFTAKAASEKGATKTESGIIITPIKPGTGATPKATDTVKVHYHGTLTDGTVFDSSIKRGEPATFPLNKVIKCWTEGVQQIKVGGKSRLVCPSNLAYGDAGSPPVIKPGATLVFEVELLDIVTN encoded by the coding sequence ATGAGAAATCGTCTATTATGTTTTGCCATAGGGTTTTTCCTTCTCACGACCCCGCTACTGGCCGCCTCATCAGATCCGGTCAATGATGACCAGAAAACCTTGTATGCTCTTGGATTGGCCATCAGCCAATCGTTGGGAACCTTTGCCTTAAGCGAGACCGAACTCGATATGGTCAAACATGGCATCACCGACGGCGTTCTGAAGCGCCCTCAAAAAGTCGACCTCCAAACATTTGGGCCGAAGATTCAACAACTGCAGCAGGCTCGTTTGGCTGTCGCTGCCGAGAGTGAGAAGAAAGCAGGAGCCACATTTACGGCAAAGGCGGCTTCGGAAAAAGGAGCGACGAAAACGGAGTCAGGGATCATCATCACCCCCATCAAGCCCGGTACCGGAGCGACGCCAAAAGCCACGGATACCGTCAAGGTCCACTACCATGGCACCTTGACCGATGGAACGGTATTCGATAGTTCCATCAAGCGAGGGGAACCGGCGACATTTCCGTTGAACAAGGTCATCAAGTGTTGGACAGAGGGAGTTCAACAGATCAAAGTCGGGGGAAAGAGCCGACTGGTGTGTCCGTCCAATCTGGCCTATGGTGATGCAGGTTCACCGCCGGTCATTAAGCCGGGAGCCACGTTAGTCTTCGAAGTGGAGTTACTTGACATCGTCACCAACTGA